A stretch of the Salvelinus fontinalis isolate EN_2023a chromosome 22, ASM2944872v1, whole genome shotgun sequence genome encodes the following:
- the c22h6orf136 gene encoding uncharacterized protein C6orf136 homolog, with protein MAACRGGVALWVGCVRSHGNRQPVKQQCWSLAQAMDVQWSGQIRTLSSTSWALVPPNSLRYQNIKHLALSHPFHHASQGQPHSQRPLDLDEDWEETVSLCVLVQPGPGECDGQHTLVEVPLFGQIKLGELLAPGGLSRPVEFLFPLTMVDGSREDDISVGTTKVQTEGSKTMMNEGETETEKRERGSFRSLFETERCPAPFMYGSRFYCFHCPGMEPLPGYGNKSSHMIGLEKELSMLLHTSLYSSYAERKTVEGGHSDREREDEEKLALMYEKLRIELPSFFMKSHDYTMYTNDIEFVNCILNAKTRGRVLYQLSLSLWRLLCLCYYAEARLEVLKLTKHPEDRTIKARWSVKGLPFLSLLLRFYRKDKTDLYRSYDAFSTFYLGNDGLIHCHKVEKVMKAQPPILPGVTTLLAGALVSLGVQEHRPALNLMPPLLSSLRQGRD; from the exons ATGGCTGCTTGTAGAGGGGGCGTCGCCTTGTGGGTGGGGTGTGTGAGGAGCCATGGCAACAGGCAACCAGTCAAGCAACAGTGCTGGAGTCTTGCTCAG GCGATGGATGTGCAGTGGAGTGGACAGATCCGGACGCTCAGCAGCACATCATGGGCCCTGGTTCCCCCCAACAGTCTGAGGTACCAGAACATCAAGCATCTGGCCCTGTCACACCCCTTCCACCATGCCAGCCAGGGACAACCTCACAGCCAGAGGCCCCTGGACCTGGACGAGGACTGGGAAGAGACAGTCAGCCTGTGTGTGCTGGTGCAGCCTGGCCCTGGGGAGTGTGATGGCCAGCACACCCTGGTGGAGGTGCCTCTATTTGGGCAGATTAAACTAGGTGAACTCCTGGCTCCGGGAGGACTCAGTAGGCCTGTGGAGTTCCTCTTCCCCTTGACCATGGTGGACGGGAGCCGAGAGGATGACATCAGTGTTGGGACGACTAAGGTTCAGACTGAAGGTTCCAAGACGATGATGAACGAGGGAGAGACGGAaacagaaaagagggagagaggatcaTTCCGGAGTCTGTTTGAGACAGAAAGATGTCCAGCTCCATTTATGTATGGATCTAggttctactgcttccactgtcCTGGGATGGAGCCATTGCCTGGTTATGGGAACAAATCGAGCCATATGATTGGACTAGAGAAGGAGTTGTCAATGTTGCTCCACACCTCTCTGTATAGTAGTtatgcagagagaaagacagtagaGGGGGGTCacagcgacagagagagggaggacgaggAGAAACTGGCATTGATGTATGAAAAGCTGAGGATTGAg CTTCCTAGTTTCTTTATGAAGAGTCATGACTACACCATGTACACAAATGATATCGAGTTCGTCAACTGTATTCTAAATGCCAAGACCAG GGGCAGAGTTCTGTACCAGCTGAGCCTGTCTCTGTGGAGGCTGCTGTGTCTCTGTTACTATGCTGAGGCCCGGTTAGAGGTACTGAAACTGACCAAGCACCCAGAGGACAGGACCATCAAGGCCAGGTGGAGTGTCAAAGGACTGCCCTTCCTCTCTCTGCTGCTGAGATTCTACCGCAAGGACAAAACTGACCTCTACAG GTCATATGATGCGTTCTCTACCTTCTACCTTGGCAATGATGGACTCATACATTGtcacaaagtggaaaaa GTGATGAAAGCCCAGCCGCCCATCCTGCCCGGGGTGACCACTCTGTTAGCGGGAGCCCTCGTGTCCCTGGGGGTCCAGGAGCACCGGCCAGCCCTCAACCTCATGCCCCCCCTGCTCTCCTCCCTCCGACAAGGCCGAGACTGA